One Orcinus orca chromosome 7, mOrcOrc1.1, whole genome shotgun sequence genomic window carries:
- the LOC117198337 gene encoding uncharacterized protein LOC117198337 yields MLILTEGPRLMDSPLSGSYQSLWQWEEYTQEGLLSRIALTHHVEKRWRPHRVFSPQYFCRQATASRIPAHRLDQLPRPAAIKSLAESFSVASGVHDARARLLAGQWERGRRQQGRQPPKRPSRPGPAPSTPYPRPPSRPRSFPEGSRWGTAPGPALRPALDAGRTLATEPLLRSVGTHLGGRSQSDVHGRTVDRVGYCGGLGRTRADPVVREKPSGGALPGSRPRPLGSRPWVAERPGSLLIRNRRLFTPLVHFSGAIREASRRPSGLPD; encoded by the exons ATGCTTATCCTCACAGAAGGACCCAGGCTGATGGATTCACCACTGTCTGGATCATACCAGTCCCTGTGGCAGTGGGAAGAGTATACTCAGGAGGGTCTT CTGTCCCGCATCGCGCTCACGCACCACGTGGAGAAGCGCTGGAGGCCCCACCGAGTGTTCAGCCCGCAGTACTTCTGCCGCCAGGCCACCGCCTCCCGCATCCCTGCGCACCGCCTTGACCAGCTCCCGCGGCCCGCCGCCATCAAAAGCCTCGCCGAGTCCTTCTCCGTGGCCAGCGGCGTTCATGACGCACGGGCGCGCCTACTCGCGGGCCAGTGGGAACGGGGACGGCGGCAGCAAGGGCGGCAGCCTCCAAAACGTCCGAGCCGACCTGGCCCCGCCCCGAGCACGCCCTATCCCCGCCCCCCATCTAGGCCACGCTCGTTTCCAGAGGGCTCGCGCTGGGGGACCGCTCCCGGCCCGGCGCTGAGGCCGGCTCTGGACGCGGGGAGGACTTTGGCCACAGAGCCCCTCCTGCGAAGCGTGGGGACGCACCTCGGTGGCCGCAGCCAGAGTGATGTCCACGGAAGGACAGTGGACCGCGTGGGGTACTGCGGCGGTCTTGGCAGGACAAGGGCGGACCCCGTGGTGCGTGAAAAGCCGTCCGGGGGTGCTCTGCCTGGCTCGAGACCCCGGCCTCTCGGGAGCCGTCCCTGGGTAGCTGAGAGGCCTGGCTCCCTTTTAATTCGTAACAGAAGACTTTTCACCCCTTTGGTGCACTTCTCTGGGGCCATCCGGGAAGCCTCCAGACGGCCAAGCG GTTTACCAGACTGA